One genomic segment of Corvus moneduloides isolate bCorMon1 chromosome 23, bCorMon1.pri, whole genome shotgun sequence includes these proteins:
- the KIAA1522 gene encoding uncharacterized protein KIAA1522 homolog isoform X1 has translation MGNAHRKKSPAGAKPGSSWPFGRAGKPRAGAAKGEGEKRLSVQYTAGEECPDNVFFPSTRPPHLEELHNQAQQGLKSLQHQEKQKQTKSAWDHGDTSSLQSCVSSEDDSLSFRSRAASCATDSTSEDALSIRSEMIRRKGSTFRPHDSFPKSSERAGKKRKERRTTVLGIPQHVHKELGLRNSHGAKGHPEADGRGPAGRGLGQAVQPLLNGGQVSGDAIRIPTIDGKLQPLPVSGGARVCLGVLEEADAALQKHINRVYYDDSLLGRKTAAKLSPMVRPKSLAVPGMTTYANPPEMLVGPVMSISPQGTYMSKIIPNAILPPMVDVVALTRSSVRTLSRCSLVSSSPASVRSLSRFSEHSARSREPSSSSDNWSHSQSTETIVSNSSTISSQGGCDHRQPEAGPHGEVDAAARSDTDQISIYSSASFASSCSKPAAGLAPAAPGLLAVGSGSGRVSPAYSTSSQAEGSDTASLASERSSARSVSLRKMKKPPAPPRRTYSLHQKADGEPKVLGLPPRPDHRPQRDSGAPWSPRPEPFSPTGEDEVFSPSLSETSSLRSESLAGTSSPEASRGRPGVTVVLREPQAQPKWSCPDGSDRTMSPSSGYSSQSGTPTLPTKGLGHPAASPGKSQSQKPDRVCSLQSPAPSVSSSLTSISSSASDPTPPEALTSRSDRFIIPPHPKVPAPFSPPPTKLQQPPAPAGPLQPSQTPPVPSTASQEPSAKPSGKSPPPSPPPAYQPPPPPAKKAEGSPQTSGEPPADTAWPPPPPPAPEEHDLSMADFPPPDESYLSSLPDATSAPADGQTATPSPGAASSSSSAAVSQQPDPPTGAPQPPRPAEPLPAAVVPPPAPPLPPPSALALPPQISLKKAANGPRAEAKKEPVSRSKSGPAAKEDASLPIVTPSLLQMVRLRSVSVEPAAGAGAGAGAEERPAPQKPVRRSLSTRQPPPAKDAVPSNQLHHAVHLKAAALAGGEAAEKLPGGRAAQPGPEGPPGDGQLSPRNNSPASTASFIFAKSSRKLVIETASSPEVQADLKRNLVAELMNFSGQRSAAPAATAPQGPRKAQAQRKPGKIPPPVAKKPSLGSGPAPSPKAAGAEALGSPVPDGNAKVEESRTKSEPAGTEGRNATELPAQSLPAQDGRGETA, from the exons ATGGGCAACGCGCACCGCAAGAAGAGCCCGGCGGGCGCCAAGCCCGGCTCCTCCTGGCCCTTCGGCCGCGCCGGGAAGCCCAGGGCAG gCGCTGCCAAGGGCGAGGGCGAGAAGCGGCTGAGCGTGCAGTACACGGCGGGCGAGGAATGTCCCGACAACGTCTTCTTCCCCAGCACGCGGCCCCCGcacctggaggagctgcacaaCCAGGCCCAGCAGGGGCTGAAGTCCTTGCAGCACCAGG agaagcagaaacagaCCAAAAGTGCCTGGGACCACGGGGACACCAGCAGCCTCCAG tcCTGCGTATCCTCGGAGGATGACAGCCTGTCCTTCCGGAGCCGGGCAGCCTCCTGTGCCACGGACAGCACCTCTGAGGATGCCCTCTCCATCCGCTCCGAGATGATCCGGAGGAAAG GTTCCACATTCCGACCACACGACTCCTTTCCCAAATCCTCGGAGAGGGCTggcaagaagaggaaggagaggaggacaACAGTGCTGGGCATCCCCCAGCACGTCCATAAGGAGCTGG gtcTCAGGAACAGCCATGGAGCCAAGGGACATCCCGAGGCGGACGGGCGAGGGCCGGCGGGTCGCGGGCTGGGCCAGGCAGTGCAGCCCCTGCTGAACGGTGGGCAGGTGTCCGGCGATGCCATCCGCATCCCCACCATCGACGGgaagctgcagcctctgcccgTGTCCGGCGGTGCCCGCGTCTGCCTGGGAGTGCTGGAGGAGGCGGACGCAGCCCTGCAGAAGCACATCAACAGGGTTTACTACGACGACAGCTTGCTGGGGAGGAAGACAGCGGCCAAGCTGTCACCCATGGTGAGGCCGAAGTCGCTGGCCGTGCCAGGCATGACCACCTACGCCAACCCCCCGGAGATGCTGGTGGGTCCTGTCATGTCCATCTCGCCCCAGGGCACCTACATGTCCAAGATCATCCCCAACGCCATCCTGCCGCCCATGGTGGACGTGGTGGCCCTGACGAGGAGCAGCGTGCGGACGCTGAGCCGCTGCAGCCTCGTGTCGTCCAGCCCGGCCTCGGTGCGCTCCCTGTCCCGCTTCTCGGAGCACAGCGCCCGCAGCCGCGAGCCCTCCTCCTCCAGCGACAACTGGAGCCACTCGCAGTCCACAGAGACCATCGTCTCCAACAGCTCCACCATCTCCTCCCAGGGCGGCTGCGACCACCGGCAGCCCGAGGCGGGGCCGCACGGCGAGGTGGACGCGGCAGCTCGCTCCGACACCGACCAAATCAGCATCTACAGCTCCGCCAGCTTcgccagctcctgctccaagcCCGCTGCCGGCCTCGCTCCTGCGGCCCCCGGGCTCCTGGCCGTGGGCAGCGGCAGTGGCCGCGTGTCCCCCGCCTACAGCACGAGCAGCCAGGCGGAGGGCTCGGACACGGCCAGCCTGGCCAGCGAGCGCTCCTCTGCCCGCAGCGTCTCCCTCAGGAAGATGAAGAagcccccggcccctccccgcAGGACCTACTCGCTGCACCAGAAGGCCGATGGGGAGCCCaaggtgctggggctgccccccAGGCCCGACCACCGGCCCCAGCGGGACAGCGGCGCACCCTGGTCCCCGCGCCCCGAGCCTTTCAGCCCCACGGGCGAGGATGAGGTGTTCTCCCCATCACTGAGCGAGACCAGCAGCCTCCGCTCCGAGAGCCTGGCCGGCACCAGCTCCCCCGAGGCCtcgcggggccgccccggggTGACGGTGGTGCTCAGGGAGCCCCAAGCTCAGCCCAAGTGGAGCTGCCCCGATGGGTCTGACCGCACCATGTCCCCCTCCAGCGGCTACTCCAGCCAGAGTGGGACACCCACACTGCCCACCAAGGGGTTGGGACACCCAGCTGCATCCCCGGGCAAGTCTCAATCCCAGAAGCCGGACCGGGTCTGCTCCCTGCAGTCGCCTGCGCCCTCTGTGTCCTCCTCCCtcacctccatctcctcctcgGCCTCGGACCCGACCCCCCCCGAGGCGCTGACCAGTCGCTCAGACCGGTTCATCATCCCGCCGCACCCCAAGGttcctgctcccttctccccGCCACCCACCAAGCTccagcagcccccggcccccgccggcccccTCCAGCCCTCACAAACCCCCCcggtgcccagcactgccagccaggAGCCCTCGGCCAAGCCCAGCGGCAAATCCCCACCGCCGTCACCGCCGCCTGCCTACCAGCCGCCTCCCCCGCCAGCCAAGAAGGCGGAGGGGAGCCCCCAGACCAGCGGTGAACCCCCCGCCGATACCGCCtggcccccgccgccgccgccggctccCGAGGAGCACGACCTGTCCATGGCAGACTTCCCACCTCCGGATGAATCCTATCTCTCCAGCCTGCCCGATGCCACCTCAGCCCCGGCGGACGGGCAGACAGCAACACCGAGCCCGGGGGCTGCATCTTCATCATCCTCAGCTGCCGTCTCTCAGCAGCCAGACCCACCCACCGGGGCTCCGCAGCCTCCGCGCCCCGCCGAGCCCCTTCCCGCGGCCGTCGTGCCCCCGCCGGCGCCGCCTCTCCCGCCGCCCTCGGCTCTGGCCCTGCCGCCCCAAATCAGCCTTAAGAAGGCGGCCAACGGCCCTCGGGCAGAGGCCAAGAAGGAGCCGGTGTCGCGGAGCAAGAGTGGCCCCGCGGCCAAGGAGGACGCCAGCCTGCCCATCGTCACACCCTCGCTGCTGCAGATGGTGCGGCTGCGCTCCGTCAGCGTGGAGCCCGCggccggagccggggccggaGCTGGGGCCGAGGAGCGTCCGGCCCCGCAGAAGCCCGTCCGCCGGTCCCTGTCCACTCGGCAGCCGCCTCCTGCCAAAGACGCGGTGCCTTCCAACCAGCTCCACCACGCCGTGCACCTCAAGGCTGCCGCCTTGGCCGGCGGAGAGGCCGCGGAGAAGCTGCCCGGTGGCCGagcggcccagcccggccccgaGGGGCCCCCTGGGGATGGGCAGCTGTCCCCCAGGAACAACTCCCCGGCCTCCACCGCCAGCTTCATCTTCGCCAAGAGCTCCAGGAAGCTGGTGATCGAGACGGCCTCGTCCCCTGAGGTGCAGGCCGACCTGAAGAGGAACTTGGTGGCCGAGCTGATGAATTTCTCGGGGCAGCGCTCGGCAGCCCCGGCCGCTACCGCCCCGCAGGGCCCCAGAAAGGCACAAGCCCAGCGAAAACCCGGCAAGATCCCCCCTCCGGTAGCCAAGAAGCCTTCGCTTGGCTCGGGGCCGGCTCCTTCCCCAAAGGCAGCGGGGGCAGAGGCGCTGGGCTCGCCGGTGCCGGACGGGAATGCCAAGGTGGAAGAGAGCAGGACTAAGAGCGAGCCGGCAGGGACGGAGGGCAGGAACGCCACggagctgccagctcagagccTCCCTGCACAAG ATGGACGGGGAGAGACGGCCTGA
- the KIAA1522 gene encoding uncharacterized protein KIAA1522 homolog isoform X2 yields the protein MVVFMGRNLSSLLAFFKKKGAAKGEGEKRLSVQYTAGEECPDNVFFPSTRPPHLEELHNQAQQGLKSLQHQEKQKQTKSAWDHGDTSSLQSCVSSEDDSLSFRSRAASCATDSTSEDALSIRSEMIRRKGSTFRPHDSFPKSSERAGKKRKERRTTVLGIPQHVHKELGLRNSHGAKGHPEADGRGPAGRGLGQAVQPLLNGGQVSGDAIRIPTIDGKLQPLPVSGGARVCLGVLEEADAALQKHINRVYYDDSLLGRKTAAKLSPMVRPKSLAVPGMTTYANPPEMLVGPVMSISPQGTYMSKIIPNAILPPMVDVVALTRSSVRTLSRCSLVSSSPASVRSLSRFSEHSARSREPSSSSDNWSHSQSTETIVSNSSTISSQGGCDHRQPEAGPHGEVDAAARSDTDQISIYSSASFASSCSKPAAGLAPAAPGLLAVGSGSGRVSPAYSTSSQAEGSDTASLASERSSARSVSLRKMKKPPAPPRRTYSLHQKADGEPKVLGLPPRPDHRPQRDSGAPWSPRPEPFSPTGEDEVFSPSLSETSSLRSESLAGTSSPEASRGRPGVTVVLREPQAQPKWSCPDGSDRTMSPSSGYSSQSGTPTLPTKGLGHPAASPGKSQSQKPDRVCSLQSPAPSVSSSLTSISSSASDPTPPEALTSRSDRFIIPPHPKVPAPFSPPPTKLQQPPAPAGPLQPSQTPPVPSTASQEPSAKPSGKSPPPSPPPAYQPPPPPAKKAEGSPQTSGEPPADTAWPPPPPPAPEEHDLSMADFPPPDESYLSSLPDATSAPADGQTATPSPGAASSSSSAAVSQQPDPPTGAPQPPRPAEPLPAAVVPPPAPPLPPPSALALPPQISLKKAANGPRAEAKKEPVSRSKSGPAAKEDASLPIVTPSLLQMVRLRSVSVEPAAGAGAGAGAEERPAPQKPVRRSLSTRQPPPAKDAVPSNQLHHAVHLKAAALAGGEAAEKLPGGRAAQPGPEGPPGDGQLSPRNNSPASTASFIFAKSSRKLVIETASSPEVQADLKRNLVAELMNFSGQRSAAPAATAPQGPRKAQAQRKPGKIPPPVAKKPSLGSGPAPSPKAAGAEALGSPVPDGNAKVEESRTKSEPAGTEGRNATELPAQSLPAQDGRGETA from the exons ATGGTGGTTTTCATGGGCAGGAACCTCTCGTCGCTTCTGGCTTTCTTCAAGAAGAAGG gCGCTGCCAAGGGCGAGGGCGAGAAGCGGCTGAGCGTGCAGTACACGGCGGGCGAGGAATGTCCCGACAACGTCTTCTTCCCCAGCACGCGGCCCCCGcacctggaggagctgcacaaCCAGGCCCAGCAGGGGCTGAAGTCCTTGCAGCACCAGG agaagcagaaacagaCCAAAAGTGCCTGGGACCACGGGGACACCAGCAGCCTCCAG tcCTGCGTATCCTCGGAGGATGACAGCCTGTCCTTCCGGAGCCGGGCAGCCTCCTGTGCCACGGACAGCACCTCTGAGGATGCCCTCTCCATCCGCTCCGAGATGATCCGGAGGAAAG GTTCCACATTCCGACCACACGACTCCTTTCCCAAATCCTCGGAGAGGGCTggcaagaagaggaaggagaggaggacaACAGTGCTGGGCATCCCCCAGCACGTCCATAAGGAGCTGG gtcTCAGGAACAGCCATGGAGCCAAGGGACATCCCGAGGCGGACGGGCGAGGGCCGGCGGGTCGCGGGCTGGGCCAGGCAGTGCAGCCCCTGCTGAACGGTGGGCAGGTGTCCGGCGATGCCATCCGCATCCCCACCATCGACGGgaagctgcagcctctgcccgTGTCCGGCGGTGCCCGCGTCTGCCTGGGAGTGCTGGAGGAGGCGGACGCAGCCCTGCAGAAGCACATCAACAGGGTTTACTACGACGACAGCTTGCTGGGGAGGAAGACAGCGGCCAAGCTGTCACCCATGGTGAGGCCGAAGTCGCTGGCCGTGCCAGGCATGACCACCTACGCCAACCCCCCGGAGATGCTGGTGGGTCCTGTCATGTCCATCTCGCCCCAGGGCACCTACATGTCCAAGATCATCCCCAACGCCATCCTGCCGCCCATGGTGGACGTGGTGGCCCTGACGAGGAGCAGCGTGCGGACGCTGAGCCGCTGCAGCCTCGTGTCGTCCAGCCCGGCCTCGGTGCGCTCCCTGTCCCGCTTCTCGGAGCACAGCGCCCGCAGCCGCGAGCCCTCCTCCTCCAGCGACAACTGGAGCCACTCGCAGTCCACAGAGACCATCGTCTCCAACAGCTCCACCATCTCCTCCCAGGGCGGCTGCGACCACCGGCAGCCCGAGGCGGGGCCGCACGGCGAGGTGGACGCGGCAGCTCGCTCCGACACCGACCAAATCAGCATCTACAGCTCCGCCAGCTTcgccagctcctgctccaagcCCGCTGCCGGCCTCGCTCCTGCGGCCCCCGGGCTCCTGGCCGTGGGCAGCGGCAGTGGCCGCGTGTCCCCCGCCTACAGCACGAGCAGCCAGGCGGAGGGCTCGGACACGGCCAGCCTGGCCAGCGAGCGCTCCTCTGCCCGCAGCGTCTCCCTCAGGAAGATGAAGAagcccccggcccctccccgcAGGACCTACTCGCTGCACCAGAAGGCCGATGGGGAGCCCaaggtgctggggctgccccccAGGCCCGACCACCGGCCCCAGCGGGACAGCGGCGCACCCTGGTCCCCGCGCCCCGAGCCTTTCAGCCCCACGGGCGAGGATGAGGTGTTCTCCCCATCACTGAGCGAGACCAGCAGCCTCCGCTCCGAGAGCCTGGCCGGCACCAGCTCCCCCGAGGCCtcgcggggccgccccggggTGACGGTGGTGCTCAGGGAGCCCCAAGCTCAGCCCAAGTGGAGCTGCCCCGATGGGTCTGACCGCACCATGTCCCCCTCCAGCGGCTACTCCAGCCAGAGTGGGACACCCACACTGCCCACCAAGGGGTTGGGACACCCAGCTGCATCCCCGGGCAAGTCTCAATCCCAGAAGCCGGACCGGGTCTGCTCCCTGCAGTCGCCTGCGCCCTCTGTGTCCTCCTCCCtcacctccatctcctcctcgGCCTCGGACCCGACCCCCCCCGAGGCGCTGACCAGTCGCTCAGACCGGTTCATCATCCCGCCGCACCCCAAGGttcctgctcccttctccccGCCACCCACCAAGCTccagcagcccccggcccccgccggcccccTCCAGCCCTCACAAACCCCCCcggtgcccagcactgccagccaggAGCCCTCGGCCAAGCCCAGCGGCAAATCCCCACCGCCGTCACCGCCGCCTGCCTACCAGCCGCCTCCCCCGCCAGCCAAGAAGGCGGAGGGGAGCCCCCAGACCAGCGGTGAACCCCCCGCCGATACCGCCtggcccccgccgccgccgccggctccCGAGGAGCACGACCTGTCCATGGCAGACTTCCCACCTCCGGATGAATCCTATCTCTCCAGCCTGCCCGATGCCACCTCAGCCCCGGCGGACGGGCAGACAGCAACACCGAGCCCGGGGGCTGCATCTTCATCATCCTCAGCTGCCGTCTCTCAGCAGCCAGACCCACCCACCGGGGCTCCGCAGCCTCCGCGCCCCGCCGAGCCCCTTCCCGCGGCCGTCGTGCCCCCGCCGGCGCCGCCTCTCCCGCCGCCCTCGGCTCTGGCCCTGCCGCCCCAAATCAGCCTTAAGAAGGCGGCCAACGGCCCTCGGGCAGAGGCCAAGAAGGAGCCGGTGTCGCGGAGCAAGAGTGGCCCCGCGGCCAAGGAGGACGCCAGCCTGCCCATCGTCACACCCTCGCTGCTGCAGATGGTGCGGCTGCGCTCCGTCAGCGTGGAGCCCGCggccggagccggggccggaGCTGGGGCCGAGGAGCGTCCGGCCCCGCAGAAGCCCGTCCGCCGGTCCCTGTCCACTCGGCAGCCGCCTCCTGCCAAAGACGCGGTGCCTTCCAACCAGCTCCACCACGCCGTGCACCTCAAGGCTGCCGCCTTGGCCGGCGGAGAGGCCGCGGAGAAGCTGCCCGGTGGCCGagcggcccagcccggccccgaGGGGCCCCCTGGGGATGGGCAGCTGTCCCCCAGGAACAACTCCCCGGCCTCCACCGCCAGCTTCATCTTCGCCAAGAGCTCCAGGAAGCTGGTGATCGAGACGGCCTCGTCCCCTGAGGTGCAGGCCGACCTGAAGAGGAACTTGGTGGCCGAGCTGATGAATTTCTCGGGGCAGCGCTCGGCAGCCCCGGCCGCTACCGCCCCGCAGGGCCCCAGAAAGGCACAAGCCCAGCGAAAACCCGGCAAGATCCCCCCTCCGGTAGCCAAGAAGCCTTCGCTTGGCTCGGGGCCGGCTCCTTCCCCAAAGGCAGCGGGGGCAGAGGCGCTGGGCTCGCCGGTGCCGGACGGGAATGCCAAGGTGGAAGAGAGCAGGACTAAGAGCGAGCCGGCAGGGACGGAGGGCAGGAACGCCACggagctgccagctcagagccTCCCTGCACAAG ATGGACGGGGAGAGACGGCCTGA